The Roseovarius indicus genome has a segment encoding these proteins:
- a CDS encoding toll/interleukin-1 receptor domain-containing protein: MATVFLSHATKDDALTGDLLRWLHENGFRDTFVDHLDILGGDNWTDRLRDQAAACRVVICVLTENWLNSSDCFNEFQAAWYMGKSILPLFFVDIDAPGSGEPARRLGRVLAETQGIDLRGAIGPDGTVDLARDPDTADLLARSLRAFGAQSEIGLDPTAFSIDPAARPTPFPGLVSFGDRDADAAIFYGRSREIAEAIEELRSMRANADRRPLAILGVSGAGKSSFLKAGILPRLRREPRSWLPLRAFRPGIDGLDGFARAISQTLADHGAVEAPGDIRAMLESALAQGETAGAAALDEVLDRLSGKLRGAAGSPGATILISVDQVEELLRDDSPSTAGLIAYLAAANEGRRGWMTVMTIRADRLPDLQAHPGFGQLKTRGYDLRQMPPFRFSDVMEQPAARYGVRLAPELVDALMDDAPQRDALPLLAFALQRLWDQFSADKELLLEDYQRLGRLSGLLRDAAERALAGLAPGDDTGPPPGQPRDRARLAEGCFIPTLVDVDADGKATRRTAFWAEFTPDEQTLLRQFEAWRLVVRRGVGVEATVEVAHEALFREWDRMQAWLEPEIARIGTLRGISDAARAWDQSDRNASLLTHRGQRLADARALLAAPRYRERLGATERAYLAACAALRRRGILTTSVAAGVAVAAVGLGVWSWQQSERRMVAEREAGFTERVEAAMQAQDISTLESFTYFILQDPYARTRDDRFAILRRVLSSAKATVDPEYAIADFALEALDAPENSLFELEYSAERGVDAELFPILWRPRADRIAADWGLPVPGFLQLVENPAFPPRRVVIRRAGDVVFDAMLPETDGRHILDAAKLDSDDLKAFFEANRASFASAEAVTGSPDHYYVPDWSVPIWNAGRDREAGSRVLPPGADFTLLLGNLIVDAPQIVLDTAAVDYFFRRFPEAYDITVDEYLAIRGPHVREDLMAWLDAGHSLDDILFSLGLIASYGPRETEIDMAAAHEGAAWQAGLYMHGPIRRTRQVAALSEENDPFASGSFAQSAYSRPSAPASIAPDRTERISLRTPEADTALTDPAREATDPLTAPVRLLLPAPDISQPFETWNPVARAIYRDRSLQLSEAFLDTRDATLDRLRRQTGLVTLDIAIRSDTRLGPGDVAVEILDSDWSAPLTPDAQDPDGVIDAVFRALETRVLSDPARFVFPHDMAGYLDTAAPDRKRWALETFAHTDLMQLVAGLVRHETSGARPDGAGPAHLPRFDWLLGALVFSVAANGVSDGEAHLGLWRDLSDRAAMPEPPAAPQGDVGTLVADGVASLLADDVSAARTAFERAIAQDAGAARESFLAAYSAAAPQMLASRLRDACRSSASPDLGRLGVQQLDLVLDTALDREDSTRFGLCRLAAQDQVGARDWLDGAITYAATLRPDDDLTPEDAVWLGRTIWQRHDPLSETPGALAVGERFLLSGIRRTDDPARTDALGQALAADCYDRIDARPCMRRVMALAEQAGKPEIGLFAAEALAASHDPGDRQRVTAMLDLFQAARGPAPDYAGQRADWYAAYVSFLRGLVAQASGEASARGHLTRAMDHPAFRFAAIPALTQVIAEEDGPGPAQALIEDAIAAAEVAAVDPTNLANLHALRLAQAIEAGTGDDHLADMIDLPRTTDCLQAYTGPCAAPWLWRASAQVLYRFQDWQTVARTVTDRVDHPYAKLVALMLHAQGGDVAGAPALLRRAWQRIDPATWDKRLELEDQAVWREVLLAAALGEEIDGYALDTLRAVLQDPAAFDGHALSKIGLSRKELLTEALFYSALRDIALGRAEEGLTLLRQTREVGYTPALEHAYAKRLLAQLEQAER; encoded by the coding sequence ATGGCGACTGTGTTCCTGAGCCACGCAACCAAGGACGACGCCCTGACCGGCGACCTTTTGCGGTGGCTGCACGAGAACGGCTTTCGCGACACCTTCGTCGACCATCTCGACATTCTCGGCGGCGACAACTGGACAGACCGCCTGCGCGATCAGGCCGCGGCCTGCCGGGTCGTGATCTGCGTGCTGACCGAAAACTGGCTCAATTCCTCCGACTGCTTCAACGAGTTCCAAGCCGCCTGGTACATGGGCAAGAGCATCCTGCCGCTGTTCTTCGTCGATATCGACGCCCCCGGCAGCGGAGAGCCCGCCCGCCGTTTGGGCCGGGTGCTGGCGGAAACGCAGGGGATTGACTTGCGTGGGGCGATTGGCCCCGACGGCACGGTCGACCTCGCGCGTGATCCCGACACCGCCGACCTGCTGGCGCGCAGCCTGCGGGCCTTCGGGGCCCAATCCGAGATCGGCCTCGACCCCACGGCGTTTTCCATCGACCCTGCCGCGCGCCCCACGCCCTTTCCCGGCCTCGTCTCCTTCGGTGACCGGGATGCCGACGCGGCCATCTTCTACGGCCGCTCGCGCGAGATTGCCGAGGCAATCGAGGAACTCCGTTCGATGCGCGCCAATGCCGACCGGCGGCCGCTGGCCATTCTCGGCGTCTCGGGCGCGGGCAAGTCGTCGTTCCTCAAAGCCGGTATCCTGCCCCGGCTGAGGCGCGAGCCACGCTCCTGGCTGCCCCTTCGCGCCTTCCGCCCCGGCATCGACGGGCTCGACGGCTTTGCACGGGCCATATCGCAAACGCTGGCCGATCATGGCGCGGTGGAGGCACCGGGCGACATCCGCGCAATGCTGGAGTCCGCCCTGGCACAGGGCGAAACCGCCGGGGCCGCGGCGCTCGACGAGGTGCTCGACCGCCTGTCCGGGAAACTGCGCGGCGCCGCCGGCTCGCCCGGCGCGACCATCCTCATCAGCGTCGATCAGGTCGAGGAGCTGCTCCGTGACGACAGCCCGTCCACGGCCGGCCTTATCGCCTACCTCGCCGCCGCCAACGAGGGCCGACGCGGCTGGATGACCGTGATGACCATCCGCGCCGACCGCCTCCCCGATCTGCAGGCCCATCCCGGCTTCGGCCAGCTCAAGACCCGCGGCTACGACCTGCGCCAGATGCCGCCCTTCCGCTTCAGCGACGTGATGGAACAGCCCGCCGCCCGCTACGGAGTGCGCCTTGCCCCCGAGCTGGTCGACGCCCTGATGGACGACGCCCCCCAGCGCGACGCCCTGCCGCTTCTGGCCTTTGCCCTGCAACGGCTCTGGGACCAGTTCAGCGCCGACAAGGAACTGCTTCTGGAGGATTACCAGCGCCTCGGCCGACTGTCCGGCCTTCTGCGTGACGCCGCCGAGCGGGCCCTGGCCGGGCTCGCCCCGGGCGACGACACCGGCCCGCCACCGGGCCAGCCCAGGGATCGCGCCAGGCTTGCCGAAGGCTGTTTCATCCCGACCCTCGTGGACGTCGATGCCGACGGCAAGGCCACACGGCGCACCGCCTTCTGGGCCGAGTTCACCCCCGACGAGCAAACCCTTCTGCGGCAATTCGAGGCGTGGCGCCTCGTCGTCCGCCGCGGCGTGGGCGTAGAGGCGACGGTCGAGGTCGCGCACGAGGCGCTCTTCCGCGAGTGGGACCGGATGCAAGCCTGGCTCGAGCCCGAGATCGCCCGCATCGGCACCCTGCGCGGGATCAGCGACGCCGCCCGCGCATGGGATCAGTCGGACCGCAACGCCAGCCTTCTTACCCATCGCGGCCAGCGCCTCGCCGACGCCCGCGCCCTTCTGGCCGCCCCCCGTTACCGTGAAAGGCTGGGCGCCACCGAGCGCGCCTATCTCGCCGCCTGCGCCGCCCTCCGGCGGCGGGGCATCCTGACCACCTCCGTCGCCGCCGGCGTGGCCGTGGCGGCCGTCGGGCTTGGCGTGTGGTCATGGCAGCAATCCGAGCGTCGCATGGTGGCCGAACGCGAGGCCGGCTTTACCGAGCGGGTCGAGGCCGCGATGCAGGCGCAGGACATCAGCACGCTGGAGAGCTTCACCTACTTCATCCTGCAAGACCCCTATGCCCGCACCCGCGACGACCGCTTCGCCATCCTTCGGCGGGTGCTGAGCTCCGCCAAGGCCACGGTCGACCCCGAATATGCCATCGCCGATTTCGCGCTCGAGGCGCTCGACGCGCCGGAAAACAGCCTTTTCGAGCTGGAATACTCGGCCGAGCGCGGCGTCGACGCCGAACTCTTCCCGATCCTCTGGCGCCCGCGCGCCGACCGGATCGCCGCCGACTGGGGCCTGCCGGTGCCAGGGTTCCTTCAGCTGGTCGAGAACCCGGCTTTCCCGCCCCGCCGGGTCGTGATCCGACGGGCGGGGGACGTGGTGTTCGACGCCATGCTGCCCGAGACCGACGGCCGCCACATCCTCGATGCGGCGAAACTCGACAGCGACGACCTGAAAGCGTTCTTCGAGGCCAACCGCGCCAGTTTTGCCTCGGCCGAGGCGGTCACCGGTTCGCCCGACCATTACTACGTGCCAGACTGGAGCGTGCCGATCTGGAACGCCGGGCGCGACCGCGAGGCAGGCAGCCGCGTGCTTCCCCCGGGCGCAGATTTCACCCTGCTCCTCGGCAACCTGATCGTCGACGCGCCGCAGATCGTGCTCGACACCGCAGCGGTCGACTATTTCTTCCGCCGCTTCCCCGAGGCCTATGACATCACCGTCGACGAATACCTCGCCATTCGCGGGCCCCATGTGCGCGAAGACCTCATGGCGTGGCTCGACGCGGGCCATTCACTTGACGACATCCTGTTCAGCCTCGGCCTGATCGCAAGCTACGGGCCACGCGAGACCGAGATCGACATGGCCGCGGCCCATGAGGGCGCCGCGTGGCAGGCCGGGCTTTACATGCACGGTCCGATCCGTCGCACGCGCCAGGTGGCGGCGCTCAGCGAGGAGAACGACCCCTTCGCCTCCGGCAGCTTCGCGCAATCGGCCTACAGCCGCCCGTCGGCACCCGCGTCCATCGCGCCGGATCGGACCGAGCGCATAAGCCTGCGCACCCCCGAGGCCGACACCGCGCTGACCGATCCCGCACGAGAAGCGACCGATCCGCTGACAGCGCCTGTCCGCCTGCTTCTGCCAGCCCCCGACATCAGCCAGCCCTTCGAGACATGGAACCCGGTGGCCCGCGCCATCTACCGCGACCGCTCGCTACAACTCTCCGAGGCGTTCCTCGATACCCGCGACGCCACGCTCGACCGGCTCAGGCGACAGACCGGGCTGGTGACGCTCGATATCGCCATCCGCTCCGACACCCGGCTGGGGCCGGGCGACGTGGCGGTGGAAATCCTCGACAGCGACTGGTCTGCGCCCCTGACCCCCGACGCGCAAGACCCTGACGGCGTCATCGACGCCGTGTTTCGCGCGCTCGAAACCCGCGTGCTCTCCGACCCGGCGCGCTTCGTCTTCCCCCATGACATGGCGGGCTATCTCGACACCGCCGCGCCCGACCGGAAACGCTGGGCGCTGGAAACCTTCGCCCATACCGACCTGATGCAACTGGTGGCCGGTCTCGTGCGGCACGAAACCTCCGGCGCCCGGCCCGACGGGGCGGGGCCCGCCCATCTGCCACGGTTCGACTGGCTTCTGGGCGCGCTGGTCTTCTCGGTTGCGGCGAACGGCGTATCCGACGGCGAGGCCCATCTCGGCCTTTGGCGCGATCTCTCCGACCGGGCGGCGATGCCGGAACCGCCGGCCGCGCCGCAAGGCGATGTCGGCACATTGGTAGCCGACGGGGTGGCGAGCCTGCTGGCAGACGACGTGTCGGCGGCCAGAACCGCCTTTGAACGCGCCATCGCGCAAGATGCCGGGGCCGCGCGGGAAAGCTTCCTCGCCGCCTATTCCGCCGCCGCCCCGCAAATGCTCGCCTCCCGCCTGCGCGATGCGTGCCGGTCATCCGCCAGCCCCGATCTCGGCCGCCTCGGCGTTCAGCAACTCGATCTTGTGCTCGACACCGCACTCGACCGGGAAGACAGCACGCGTTTCGGCCTCTGCCGCCTTGCCGCACAGGATCAGGTCGGCGCGCGCGACTGGCTCGACGGCGCGATCACCTACGCCGCGACCCTCCGGCCCGATGACGACCTCACGCCGGAAGACGCGGTCTGGCTTGGCAGGACCATCTGGCAGCGGCATGACCCACTCTCTGAAACCCCCGGCGCGCTGGCGGTGGGCGAACGGTTCCTGCTGTCAGGTATCCGTCGCACGGACGACCCGGCCCGCACAGATGCGCTGGGGCAGGCGCTGGCGGCCGACTGCTACGACCGGATCGATGCCCGCCCCTGCATGCGCCGGGTGATGGCGCTGGCGGAACAGGCCGGAAAACCCGAGATCGGTCTCTTTGCGGCCGAGGCACTTGCCGCCTCTCATGACCCCGGCGACCGCCAGCGCGTGACCGCCATGCTCGACCTGTTCCAGGCCGCGCGCGGCCCGGCGCCGGACTATGCCGGTCAACGGGCCGACTGGTACGCCGCATATGTCAGCTTTCTGCGCGGATTGGTGGCCCAGGCCTCGGGCGAGGCCAGCGCCCGGGGCCACCTGACCCGCGCGATGGATCACCCGGCCTTCCGCTTCGCCGCCATTCCCGCCCTCACTCAGGTGATCGCCGAGGAAGACGGCCCCGGGCCAGCACAGGCCCTGATCGAGGATGCCATCGCCGCCGCCGAGGTGGCCGCCGTCGACCCGACCAACCTTGCCAATCTTCATGCCCTCCGCCTGGCGCAGGCCATCGAGGCCGGGACAGGCGACGACCATCTCGCCGACATGATCGACCTGCCCCGCACCACCGACTGCCTGCAGGCCTATACCGGGCCCTGCGCCGCGCCCTGGCTGTGGCGCGCTTCGGCCCAGGTGCTCTACCGCTTCCAGGACTGGCAGACCGTCGCCCGCACCGTCACCGACCGGGTCGATCATCCATATGCAAAGCTCGTGGCGCTGATGCTTCACGCCCAGGGTGGCGACGTGGCCGGCGCCCCCGCGCTCTTGCGGCGCGCCTGGCAGCGGATCGACCCGGCAACGTGGGATAAACGGCTGGAACTGGAAGACCAGGCCGTCTGGCGCGAGGTCCTTCTGGCAGCCGCGCTGGGAGAGGAGATCGATGGCTACGCGCTCGACACCCTGCGCGCCGTCCTGCAGGACCCGGCTGCGTTCGACGGGCACGCCCTGTCGAAGATCGGCCTTTCCCGGAAGGAATTGCTGACCGAGGCCCTATTCTATTCCGCCCTGCGCGACATCGCCCTGGGCCGTGCCGAAGAGGGTCTGACCCTGCTGCGCCAGACCCGCGAGGTTGGCTACACACCCGCCCTGGAACACGCCTATGCCAAGCGCCTCCTGGCCCAACTGGAACAGGCCGAGCGGTAA
- the rpsD gene encoding 30S ribosomal protein S4: protein MTKRTSAKYKIDRRMGENIWGRPKSPVNRREFGPGQHGQRRKGKMSDFGLQLRAKQKLKGYYGDLTEKQFRRIFAEAERVRGDTGENLIGLLERRLDAVVYRAKFVPTMFAARQFVNHGHVRVNGQKVNIPSYRVKEGDVIEVRNRSKQLAVLLEAVQLAERDVPDYIDADHTKMTAKFVRTPGLGDVPYPVMMEPNLVIEFYAQN, encoded by the coding sequence GTGACAAAACGCACGTCTGCCAAGTACAAAATCGACCGCCGGATGGGCGAAAACATCTGGGGCCGTCCGAAATCCCCCGTCAACCGCCGCGAATTCGGCCCGGGCCAGCACGGCCAGCGCCGCAAGGGCAAGATGTCCGACTTCGGCCTGCAGCTGCGCGCCAAGCAGAAGCTGAAAGGCTATTACGGCGACCTGACCGAGAAACAGTTCCGCCGCATCTTTGCCGAGGCCGAGCGTGTGCGCGGCGACACCGGTGAGAACCTCATCGGCCTGCTCGAGCGCCGCCTCGACGCCGTTGTGTATCGCGCCAAGTTCGTGCCGACCATGTTCGCCGCCCGCCAGTTCGTGAACCACGGCCACGTGCGTGTGAACGGCCAGAAGGTCAACATCCCCTCCTACCGCGTGAAGGAAGGCGACGTCATCGAGGTTCGCAACCGGTCGAAGCAACTGGCCGTTCTGCTGGAAGCCGTGCAACTGGCCGAGCGTGACGTGCCCGATTACATCGATGCCGACCACACCAAGATGACCGCGAAGTTCGTTCGCACCCCGGGCCTGGGCGACGTGCCCTACCCGGTGATGATGGAACCGAACCTCGTCATCGAATTCTACGCGCAGAACTAA
- a CDS encoding imelysin family protein, protein MKHVFAALLMAVPLAAPAQERAEVIRGIVAEDIVGGFAELDERAADMVQASGQDCTHPGLHESYAAAFSAWVRVSHLRFGPSEAENRAFALAYWPDPRGRTAKAIRKMLADGDEDLLSAEAYADMSIAARGFYALDYLLHEEDLATIGTPGYRCALVRTIVADIHGTTGELAEAWGAFAPKLTEPGPDSPYRSEDEVLQVLYKSASTGLEFASDMRLGRPLGTFERPRPNWAEAYRSGLSLRLLQEAVRGAGGLALRLASGNAVLQDRLRAELEAFQTDAEALDDPVFASVADPMGRFRVESLRTDVQDIREIVQGELGPALGVSAGFNSMDGD, encoded by the coding sequence ATGAAGCATGTGTTTGCCGCCCTGTTGATGGCCGTGCCGCTGGCTGCGCCCGCACAAGAACGGGCGGAGGTGATCCGCGGGATCGTGGCCGAGGATATCGTGGGCGGGTTTGCCGAGCTGGATGAGAGGGCCGCGGACATGGTGCAGGCCTCCGGGCAGGATTGCACGCATCCGGGGCTGCACGAAAGCTATGCCGCCGCGTTTTCGGCCTGGGTGCGGGTGAGCCACCTGCGCTTCGGCCCGTCGGAGGCGGAGAACCGGGCCTTTGCGTTGGCCTATTGGCCCGATCCGCGGGGGCGGACGGCGAAGGCGATCCGAAAGATGCTGGCGGATGGGGACGAGGATCTGCTGTCGGCCGAGGCCTATGCCGACATGTCGATCGCGGCGCGCGGGTTCTATGCGCTGGATTACCTGCTTCACGAGGAGGACCTGGCGACGATCGGGACGCCGGGGTATCGCTGTGCGCTGGTGCGGACGATCGTGGCGGACATCCATGGCACCACGGGCGAACTGGCCGAGGCATGGGGCGCCTTTGCGCCGAAGCTGACGGAGCCGGGGCCCGACAGCCCGTATCGCTCGGAAGACGAGGTTTTGCAGGTGCTCTACAAATCGGCGAGCACCGGACTGGAATTCGCCTCGGATATGCGGCTGGGCCGGCCCCTGGGCACGTTCGAGCGGCCGCGCCCGAACTGGGCCGAGGCGTATCGCTCGGGTCTGAGCCTGCGGCTGTTGCAGGAGGCGGTGCGCGGCGCCGGCGGGCTGGCGTTGCGGCTGGCGTCGGGGAATGCGGTCTTGCAGGACCGGCTTCGGGCGGAGCTGGAGGCTTTCCAGACGGATGCCGAGGCGCTGGACGATCCGGTTTTCGCCTCGGTCGCCGACCCGATGGGGCGGTTCCGCGTGGAATCGCTGCGGACCGATGTGCAGGACATTCGCGAGATCGTGCAGGGCGAGCTTGGCCCGGCGCTGGGCGTCTCGGCGGGGTTCAACTCGATGGATGGAGACTGA
- a CDS encoding Hint domain-containing protein: MGTGYRGAFVISWSQTEVDGLTGAPVESLAVGTTWSWHGDIVRIDGPSGVLRLEGANGNGTSRRCAAKLVRRLVSAAKTNTRNIEEVEPSEPLADIGFVVTDGLKAYNVTVVPVGAGAPPLLMFVDDIPPKLREMWVVHHSLDTLAQNATGPETGGVICFTPGTRIETPEGPRLVEEFREGDYVQTKDNGAQPVQWIGRRRMTGARLFAMPHLRPVRIRAGGLGIHQPDQELLVSPEHRMLVKGPVARALFNTPEVLVSAKDLVNNGSITFDMGLREVTYIHLLLPRHQVLWANGVETESFHPASAALSTLDAGDRVRLLEINPSLEHEPRAYGGFARRNLNTSEAAILMHEAA, from the coding sequence ATGGGAACGGGCTATCGTGGCGCGTTCGTCATTTCATGGTCGCAGACGGAAGTAGACGGCTTGACCGGTGCTCCGGTGGAATCCCTGGCCGTTGGCACGACCTGGTCGTGGCACGGGGATATCGTGCGGATTGACGGGCCAAGCGGTGTGCTGCGGCTGGAAGGGGCGAACGGAAACGGGACAAGCCGCCGGTGCGCGGCGAAGCTTGTCAGGCGGCTGGTATCGGCGGCCAAGACGAATACGCGAAACATCGAAGAGGTGGAGCCGTCCGAGCCGCTGGCCGATATCGGTTTCGTGGTGACCGACGGGCTGAAGGCGTACAACGTCACGGTCGTGCCCGTGGGCGCCGGCGCGCCGCCGTTGCTGATGTTCGTGGATGACATTCCGCCGAAACTGCGGGAAATGTGGGTCGTGCATCACTCGCTCGACACGTTGGCGCAGAACGCCACCGGGCCGGAAACCGGCGGGGTCATCTGTTTCACCCCGGGCACGCGGATCGAGACGCCGGAGGGGCCGAGGCTGGTCGAGGAGTTTCGCGAGGGCGATTACGTTCAGACCAAGGATAACGGCGCGCAGCCGGTTCAGTGGATCGGCCGGCGCCGGATGACCGGCGCGCGGCTGTTCGCGATGCCGCATTTGCGGCCGGTGCGGATCAGGGCCGGGGGGCTGGGTATCCATCAGCCCGACCAGGAATTGCTGGTCTCGCCCGAGCACCGAATGCTGGTGAAGGGACCAGTGGCGCGGGCGCTGTTCAACACGCCCGAGGTGCTGGTGTCGGCCAAGGACCTCGTGAACAATGGCTCGATCACCTTCGACATGGGCCTGCGCGAGGTGACATACATCCATCTGCTTCTGCCGCGCCACCAGGTGCTGTGGGCCAACGGGGTGGAGACGGAGAGCTTTCACCCGGCCTCGGCCGCACTGTCGACGCTGGATGCCGGGGACAGGGTGCGGCTTCTGGAGATCAACCCGAGCCTAGAACACGAGCCGAGGGCGTATGGCGGTTTCGCGCGGCGGAACCTGAACACGTCGGAGGCGGCGATCCTGATGCACGAGGCGGCTTGA
- a CDS encoding di-heme oxidoreductase family protein yields MRHSSILRSLAGAGLVLGLSAGGFGAHAGVLDEPHLRIVPRTEAEKERIGKVLAAPEDFSAAQAFEEMSAGAATVRPRNNADAFSQPSGNMPFADELDFKVGNGLFRKLWVSSPSSTLASDGLGPLYNARSCQRCHLKDGRGHPPEGPEDTAVSMFLRVSVPGGEEQAMAEIEDYISTSPEPTYGAQLQDFSLPGHKAEYRLDVGYEEREVALSGGEVASLRVPTYEAADLGYGPLHPDAMLSPRVAPQMIGLGLLEAIPAADIMAKADPGDVDGDGISGRPNIIWSLEYDMPMLGRFGHKAGAPTVKHQTASAFAGDIGISNPLFPDPWGECTAAQAACRAGPHGDGDDRVYEIDGEGLDLVTFYSRNLAVPARRDVSEAEVLRGKEVFYDTGCTSCHTPAYVTHRLEDQPEQSFQLIWPYTDMLLHDMGEGLADNRPEARATGREWRTAPLWGVGMTERVSEHTYFLHDGRARSLLEAILWHGGEAQAQRDAVVEMAPEDRAALIEFLESL; encoded by the coding sequence ATGAGACATTCCTCGATCCTTCGTTCGCTGGCCGGCGCCGGGCTTGTGCTTGGTCTTTCCGCCGGCGGGTTCGGTGCCCATGCCGGCGTGCTGGACGAGCCGCATCTGCGGATCGTGCCGCGCACCGAGGCCGAGAAGGAGAGAATTGGAAAGGTGCTGGCGGCGCCGGAGGATTTTTCCGCCGCGCAGGCCTTCGAGGAGATGTCGGCCGGGGCCGCCACGGTGCGGCCGCGCAACAATGCCGACGCGTTTTCCCAGCCCTCGGGCAACATGCCCTTTGCCGATGAGCTTGATTTCAAGGTGGGCAACGGGCTTTTCCGCAAGCTGTGGGTCTCGTCACCGTCCTCGACGCTGGCGTCGGATGGGCTGGGGCCTTTGTACAATGCCCGATCGTGTCAACGGTGCCATCTGAAGGATGGGCGCGGGCACCCACCGGAGGGGCCAGAGGATACGGCGGTGTCGATGTTCCTGCGCGTCTCGGTGCCGGGGGGCGAGGAGCAGGCGATGGCCGAGATCGAGGATTACATATCGACCTCGCCCGAGCCGACCTATGGTGCGCAATTGCAGGATTTCAGCCTGCCGGGGCACAAGGCCGAGTATCGGCTGGATGTGGGCTATGAGGAGCGGGAGGTGGCGTTGTCGGGCGGTGAGGTGGCCAGCCTGCGGGTGCCCACATACGAGGCGGCGGACCTTGGGTATGGTCCGCTGCACCCTGACGCGATGCTGAGCCCGCGGGTGGCGCCGCAGATGATCGGGCTGGGCCTGCTCGAGGCGATTCCGGCGGCGGATATCATGGCCAAGGCCGACCCGGGCGATGTAGATGGCGACGGGATATCGGGGCGGCCGAACATCATCTGGTCGCTGGAATACGACATGCCGATGCTGGGCCGGTTCGGGCACAAGGCCGGGGCACCGACGGTGAAGCACCAGACCGCCTCGGCCTTTGCCGGGGATATCGGGATTTCCAACCCGCTGTTTCCCGACCCCTGGGGCGAATGCACCGCGGCGCAAGCCGCGTGTCGTGCCGGGCCGCATGGCGATGGGGACGACCGGGTATATGAGATTGATGGCGAGGGGCTGGACTTGGTGACGTTCTACAGCCGCAACCTTGCCGTGCCGGCGCGGCGGGATGTGTCGGAGGCAGAGGTTCTGCGGGGCAAGGAGGTGTTTTACGACACGGGGTGCACGTCGTGCCATACGCCAGCTTACGTGACGCACCGGCTTGAGGATCAGCCGGAGCAGAGCTTTCAGCTGATCTGGCCCTACACGGATATGTTGCTGCATGACATGGGCGAGGGGCTGGCCGACAACCGGCCCGAAGCCCGCGCGACGGGCCGGGAATGGCGCACCGCGCCGCTGTGGGGCGTGGGGATGACCGAGCGTGTGTCGGAGCATACCTATTTCCTGCATGACGGGCGGGCGCGGTCGCTTCTGGAGGCGATCCTGTGGCACGGGGGCGAGGCGCAGGCGCAGCGCGATGCCGTGGTAGAGATGGCACCGGAGGATCGCGCCGCGCTGATCGAATTTCTGGAGAGCCTGTGA
- a CDS encoding DUF1513 domain-containing protein, with translation MPTRRSFLTGLLASGLAPYASWADAGSPAYLAAAKVPSGGFALFGLSAAGARLFEIPLPGRGHAAAAHPSRPLAVAFARRPGHFALVIDCATGETVRRLDTPDGSHFYGHGVFSADGGVLFTTENDYENGRGMIGVWDAAGGFARLGAIPSGGVGPHELRLMPDGGTLVIANGGIETHPDAGRQKLNIPFMRPNLSYVSFDGALADQVEPPEDWHKNSMRHIAVNGDGLVAIACQWQGTMTEVPPLLATHRMGEKLEFHALGPRAEAELQGYLGSVAFSGSGDEIAVTGPRGGMAFVTDADGRVSRRLDQRDICGVAPGQAGFVFTTGEGQVLADSGAAHDMATHDCAWDNHLVPII, from the coding sequence ATGCCCACGCGACGCAGCTTTCTGACCGGTTTGCTGGCCTCGGGGTTGGCGCCCTATGCCAGCTGGGCCGATGCGGGCAGCCCGGCCTACCTGGCGGCGGCGAAGGTGCCCTCGGGCGGGTTCGCGCTGTTCGGGCTGAGTGCGGCGGGAGCGCGGCTGTTCGAGATCCCCCTGCCGGGGCGAGGCCATGCGGCGGCGGCGCATCCGAGCCGGCCTTTGGCGGTGGCCTTCGCCCGGCGGCCGGGGCATTTCGCGCTGGTCATCGACTGTGCGACCGGGGAAACGGTGCGGCGGCTCGACACGCCCGACGGATCGCATTTCTACGGGCACGGCGTGTTCTCGGCGGATGGCGGGGTGCTGTTCACCACCGAGAACGATTATGAAAACGGTCGCGGGATGATCGGGGTCTGGGATGCCGCCGGCGGCTTTGCGCGGCTGGGCGCCATCCCCTCGGGCGGGGTCGGGCCGCACGAGCTGCGGCTGATGCCGGATGGCGGAACGCTGGTGATCGCCAATGGCGGAATCGAGACGCACCCGGATGCGGGGCGGCAGAAGCTGAACATTCCCTTCATGCGGCCGAACCTGAGCTACGTGTCTTTCGATGGCGCGCTGGCGGACCAGGTGGAGCCGCCGGAGGATTGGCACAAGAATTCGATGCGGCACATCGCGGTGAATGGCGACGGGCTGGTCGCGATTGCCTGCCAGTGGCAGGGGACGATGACGGAGGTGCCGCCGCTGCTGGCGACGCATCGGATGGGGGAAAAGCTGGAGTTCCACGCGCTCGGGCCCCGCGCGGAGGCCGAGTTGCAGGGCTACCTTGGCAGCGTGGCATTTTCGGGCAGCGGTGACGAGATCGCGGTGACGGGCCCGCGCGGTGGGATGGCGTTTGTCACCGATGCCGATGGGCGTGTGAGCCGGCGGCTCGATCAGCGCGATATCTGCGGCGTGGCGCCGGGGCAGGCCGGGTTCGTCTTTACCACCGGCGAGGGCCAGGTTCTGGCGGATAGCGGTGCGGCGCATGACATGGCTACCCATGACTGCGCGTGGGACAACCACCTGGTTCCCATCATCTGA